A genome region from Clostridium sp. JN-9 includes the following:
- a CDS encoding YggS family pyridoxal phosphate-dependent enzyme yields the protein MSIAENISNVLKFIPKDVKLIAVSKTKTVEEMKEAYDVGIRDFGENKVQEIQNKYSDFPRDVRWHLIGHLQRNKVKYIVDKVHLIHSLDSIDLLNEIEKQYGRKNAEAHVLIEINIGKEESKTGIFVEQLDNLINAVENCNNVKVQGLMTVIPKGTPEENRKYFKEMKTIFENLSNKQFKNIKMKYLSMGMTADYKIAIEEGSNMVRIGTGIFGPRNYNNK from the coding sequence ATGTCAATTGCTGAAAACATTAGTAATGTTTTAAAGTTTATTCCAAAGGATGTAAAACTTATAGCTGTATCAAAAACAAAAACAGTGGAGGAAATGAAAGAGGCTTATGATGTTGGAATAAGAGATTTCGGAGAAAATAAAGTGCAGGAAATACAAAATAAGTATTCTGATTTTCCAAGGGATGTGAGATGGCATCTTATAGGCCATTTACAAAGAAACAAGGTAAAGTATATTGTTGATAAGGTACATTTAATTCATTCACTGGACAGTATAGATCTGCTTAATGAAATAGAAAAACAGTATGGCAGGAAAAATGCTGAAGCACATGTACTAATAGAAATCAACATAGGAAAGGAAGAAAGCAAGACTGGAATATTTGTTGAACAGTTAGATAATCTAATAAATGCTGTAGAGAACTGCAATAATGTTAAAGTTCAAGGCTTAATGACTGTAATTCCAAAAGGAACACCTGAAGAAAATAGAAAATATTTTAAAGAAATGAAAACAATATTCGAAAACTTAAGTAATAAGCAATTTAAAAATATTAAAATGAAGTATTTATCCATGGGAATGACAGCAGACTATAAAATTGCAATTGAGGAAGGCTCAAACATGGTTAGGATAGGAACGGGCATATTTGGCCCGAGAAATTATAATAATAAATAG
- the sepF gene encoding cell division protein SepF gives MAGKVMNKMMGFLGLDEEIDDEEEASENEEEFAEDSDMGPVISKRGNKVVSINTAASAKVLIVKPSTYEEAAEICDELKNRKIVVVNTTKLENKIAQRLLDFISGASYALAGSLEEVENGIYVLSPSNIEVSNELKNELNTKGIFNWTK, from the coding sequence ATGGCAGGAAAAGTAATGAATAAAATGATGGGATTTTTGGGACTGGACGAAGAAATTGACGATGAGGAAGAAGCATCTGAAAATGAAGAAGAATTTGCAGAGGATTCTGATATGGGGCCTGTAATTTCAAAGAGAGGAAATAAAGTAGTAAGCATTAATACTGCAGCATCTGCAAAGGTATTAATTGTAAAACCTTCAACTTATGAAGAAGCTGCAGAAATTTGTGATGAATTGAAGAATAGAAAAATAGTAGTTGTAAATACTACTAAATTAGAAAACAAAATAGCTCAAAGACTGCTGGATTTTATAAGTGGAGCTTCTTATGCACTTGCAGGATCACTTGAAGAGGTAGAAAACGGCATATATGTACTTTCACCATCTAATATAGAAGTTTCAAATGAATTAAAAAATGAATTGAACACTAAAGGAATCTTTAATTGGACTAAATAA
- a CDS encoding YggT family protein encodes MMTNTIAYAVHLLFNFLQYAILIDVILSWIMPGKENSFTAILHIFTEPFMRPGRILQEKIMPGQMLDFSPILALVIIWVLQVIVNALLGALL; translated from the coding sequence ATAATGACAAATACTATAGCTTATGCAGTGCATTTATTATTTAACTTTTTACAGTATGCAATTTTAATTGATGTTATCCTTTCATGGATAATGCCTGGAAAAGAAAATTCATTCACTGCTATACTTCATATTTTTACAGAACCTTTTATGAGACCAGGAAGAATACTGCAGGAAAAGATAATGCCTGGACAAATGTTAGACTTTTCCCCTATATTAGCTTTAGTTATTATATGGGTATTGCAGGTAATAGTTAATGCGCTGCTTGGAGCACTTTTATAA
- a CDS encoding YlmH/Sll1252 family protein: MDKKEFLNTFQYEDKSVIANLYDKLILSEKINSEIFSAEFYPPNIWNTLLNMGSNFDVNIVPYGIFKDSERRIIGFSHYEINDYPVELICIKNKSRFSTLKHKDFLGAIMSLGIKREKFGDLIVKNQICYAAVHSEVLDYIKDNLNSIGRSPCSITVLDDKFNFNIEPDFQEITIISSSLRCDGIVCGICKITRSNSENLIKRGKVLINYETVVEKNTIIKTGDIITVRGFGKFKMEQTIGWTGSGKNKIIVKKFV, from the coding sequence ATGGACAAAAAAGAATTCTTAAATACGTTCCAGTACGAAGACAAAAGTGTCATTGCAAACTTGTATGACAAGCTGATATTAAGTGAAAAAATAAATAGCGAAATATTTTCAGCAGAATTTTACCCTCCAAATATATGGAATACACTTTTAAATATGGGTAGTAATTTTGATGTAAATATAGTACCATATGGTATTTTTAAGGATAGCGAAAGAAGAATTATAGGCTTTTCTCATTATGAAATAAATGATTATCCTGTAGAATTAATATGTATTAAAAATAAATCCAGGTTCAGCACATTAAAACATAAGGATTTCCTTGGTGCAATTATGTCACTGGGAATAAAGAGAGAAAAATTCGGAGATTTGATAGTTAAAAATCAAATATGTTATGCTGCAGTCCATAGTGAAGTATTGGATTACATAAAGGATAATTTAAATAGTATTGGAAGATCTCCTTGCAGTATTACTGTTTTGGATGATAAATTTAATTTTAATATAGAACCTGACTTTCAGGAAATTACTATTATTTCTTCATCATTAAGATGTGATGGGATTGTTTGTGGTATCTGTAAAATTACAAGAAGTAATTCAGAGAACTTGATAAAAAGGGGAAAAGTTCTCATTAATTATGAAACTGTAGTTGAAAAGAATACTATTATAAAAACCGGAGATATAATTACTGTTAGAGGTTTTGGCAAATTTAAAATGGAACAAACCATAGGATGGACAGGCAGCGGTAAAAATAAAATAATAGTAAAAAAATTTGTGTAA
- a CDS encoding DivIVA domain-containing protein: protein MKITSMDITNKDFKRSIRGYNCDEVDEFLDKISEDYEALYKENSSLREKISTLDERVSHFNKMESTIQNTLVLAQNAADQAKVSAEKESDLIVRNANDTAQKILDKANNDVININDEYERVKQEFTKFRNKYRNFMKSQLEMFDDMEKDFIKNYNIGSTTEDNLSPKEIQKASVEVEPQDISTETENNFKAKDLDESYFEDNSSPNEIKNFFVK from the coding sequence ATGAAAATAACATCTATGGACATTACTAACAAGGATTTTAAAAGGTCAATAAGAGGATATAATTGTGATGAAGTGGATGAATTTTTAGATAAAATTTCTGAGGATTATGAAGCCTTATATAAAGAGAATTCTTCACTTAGAGAAAAGATAAGTACTTTAGATGAAAGAGTGTCACATTTTAATAAAATGGAAAGTACAATTCAAAATACTTTAGTGCTTGCACAAAATGCTGCTGACCAGGCAAAAGTGTCTGCAGAAAAAGAATCGGATTTAATAGTCAGAAATGCTAATGATACAGCTCAAAAAATATTAGATAAAGCTAATAATGATGTTATTAACATTAATGATGAATATGAGAGAGTAAAGCAGGAGTTTACTAAGTTTAGAAATAAATACAGAAACTTTATGAAATCTCAGTTAGAAATGTTTGATGATATGGAAAAGGACTTTATTAAAAATTATAACATAGGCAGTACAACAGAGGATAATTTAAGCCCAAAGGAAATTCAAAAGGCATCAGTGGAAGTAGAACCACAGGATATTAGCACTGAAACTGAAAATAATTTTAAAGCTAAAGATTTAGATGAATCCTATTTTGAAGATAATAGTTCTCCAAATGAAATAAAAAATTTCTTTGTAAAATAA
- the aroB gene encoding 3-dehydroquinate synthase: protein MKEVTVNSNNDSYRVYIDITLDKLPAVMEENKIKKSDRLFIITDTTVYGIYKDKLSRIKHLYNCKVFTTEPGEDHKTIDTVKSIYSFLIEEGADRNGILVAFGGGIIGDIVGFCAATYMRGIRFINIPTTLISQVDSSLGGKTGFNYNGLKNMIGAFYNPVFVFSSIMFLKTLPEEHIISGMGEILKYSLIKDKSLFNFLDIHYKEIYELENDKLAYIIRECVKIKSDVTGEDFKDTGVRNILNFGHTVGHAIETCSNYSISHGKSVALGMLTALKLSEKKLNLNENSYTMIKNVYKKLKLPTYYNVDNSSLFLYAIKHDKKNTGTMRFVLLNEIGKCTIKVEVTESELKDALNNSIFKEE from the coding sequence ATGAAAGAAGTAACAGTGAACAGCAATAATGATTCATATAGAGTATATATTGATATAACTTTAGATAAGCTTCCTGCAGTTATGGAAGAAAACAAGATAAAAAAAAGTGACAGGCTATTTATAATTACAGATACTACAGTTTATGGAATTTACAAGGATAAGCTAAGTAGAATCAAGCACTTGTATAACTGCAAAGTTTTTACAACAGAGCCTGGAGAAGATCATAAAACCATTGATACGGTTAAGTCCATATATAGTTTTTTAATTGAAGAGGGAGCAGACAGAAATGGTATTTTGGTGGCTTTTGGAGGAGGAATAATTGGTGACATTGTTGGATTCTGTGCAGCAACCTATATGAGAGGAATTAGATTTATTAATATTCCTACTACCTTAATTTCTCAGGTAGACAGCTCCCTGGGAGGGAAAACAGGATTTAATTATAATGGATTGAAAAATATGATAGGTGCATTTTACAATCCAGTTTTTGTGTTTTCATCTATTATGTTTTTAAAGACACTTCCTGAAGAGCATATTATTTCAGGTATGGGTGAAATTTTAAAGTATTCACTGATAAAAGATAAATCTCTATTTAATTTTTTAGATATACATTATAAGGAAATATATGAACTGGAAAATGACAAACTTGCCTATATAATAAGGGAATGTGTTAAAATAAAAAGCGATGTCACAGGAGAAGATTTTAAAGACACAGGTGTAAGAAATATTTTAAACTTCGGACACACCGTTGGTCATGCCATTGAAACCTGCTCAAATTACTCAATAAGTCATGGAAAATCGGTAGCTTTGGGAATGCTTACAGCACTTAAACTGTCAGAAAAAAAGTTAAATCTAAATGAAAATAGTTATACTATGATAAAAAATGTGTATAAAAAGTTAAAGCTTCCAACTTATTATAATGTTGACAATAGCAGCTTGTTTTTATATGCTATTAAACATGACAAAAAGAATACTGGGACTATGAGATTTGTGTTATTAAATGAAATAGGGAAGTGCACTATAAAGGTTGAAGTAACTGAAAGCGAATTAAAAGATGCACTAAATAACAGTATATTTAAGGAGGAATAA
- a CDS encoding 5'-methylthioadenosine/adenosylhomocysteine nucleosidase — translation MVIGIIAAMEEELSLIVKAMDIKKEENKAKINFKYGELYDSEIVAVVCGIGKVNAAICTQILIDDFKVDKVINVGVAGGTGKEVMPGDVVIGDSLVQHDVDTSAFGDKIGQIPRLDTYSFKCDFELVNAAKEACKASGKHNFFVGRIVTGDQFVNDASKVKWLSSEFDALACEMEGGSIAQTCYLNCVPFVIIRSISDNANNGAHMDYEKFLPIAIENSTNILKGMLKNKQLHY, via the coding sequence ATGGTTATTGGAATTATAGCAGCCATGGAAGAGGAACTATCCTTAATAGTTAAAGCCATGGATATAAAGAAAGAAGAAAATAAGGCAAAAATAAATTTTAAATATGGGGAGCTGTATGACAGTGAGATAGTTGCAGTGGTATGCGGAATAGGAAAGGTTAATGCAGCCATATGCACTCAAATATTAATAGATGATTTTAAAGTGGATAAAGTAATAAATGTAGGAGTAGCAGGTGGCACAGGTAAAGAAGTAATGCCTGGTGATGTAGTAATAGGAGACAGCCTGGTTCAGCATGATGTAGATACATCAGCCTTTGGAGATAAAATAGGACAGATACCAAGACTGGATACCTACAGCTTTAAATGTGACTTTGAATTAGTAAATGCAGCTAAAGAAGCATGCAAGGCATCAGGGAAGCATAATTTTTTTGTTGGAAGAATAGTTACAGGAGATCAGTTTGTAAATGATGCTTCCAAAGTAAAATGGCTCAGCTCTGAATTTGATGCTCTTGCCTGTGAAATGGAAGGCGGAAGTATAGCTCAGACCTGTTATTTAAATTGTGTGCCATTTGTAATTATAAGATCTATATCTGATAACGCAAATAACGGAGCACATATGGATTATGAAAAGTTCTTACCAATTGCTATAGAAAATTCAACAAATATTTTAAAAGGCATGCTTAAAAATAAGCAGCTTCATTATTAG
- the aroF gene encoding 3-deoxy-7-phosphoheptulonate synthase, with amino-acid sequence MKDLLVDKKSGEQIKVKVGDCIIGGDKKIIISGPCTIESEEILNNIAVNLKKIGVDILRGGAFKPRTSPYDFQGLHMDGLKILHNVGKENNMPTVSEIMDPRDLDEALKYIDMIQIGSRNMYNYSLLKEVGKLNIPVLLKRGMSATISEWLYAAEYIMSEGNMNVVLCERGIRTFEHYTRNTLDLNGVAVVKENYRLPVIVDPSHGTGLRQLVPRMCIAALGSGADGLIIESHINPDNSISDAKQTVSINTVEDIIKKVHKIENII; translated from the coding sequence ATGAAAGATTTATTAGTGGACAAAAAAAGCGGTGAACAAATAAAGGTTAAAGTTGGAGATTGTATAATAGGCGGAGATAAAAAGATTATAATTTCAGGGCCCTGTACAATTGAGAGTGAGGAAATACTAAACAATATAGCAGTTAATTTAAAGAAAATAGGAGTGGATATATTAAGGGGAGGAGCCTTTAAGCCAAGGACTTCCCCCTATGATTTTCAAGGCCTTCACATGGATGGATTAAAGATATTACATAATGTGGGAAAAGAAAATAATATGCCTACAGTTAGTGAAATAATGGATCCAAGAGATTTAGATGAAGCCTTGAAGTATATTGACATGATTCAGATAGGTTCAAGGAATATGTATAATTACAGCCTACTTAAAGAAGTGGGGAAGCTGAACATTCCAGTGCTTTTAAAAAGAGGCATGAGTGCCACCATTTCAGAATGGCTTTATGCTGCTGAATATATTATGAGTGAAGGAAATATGAATGTGGTGCTTTGTGAAAGGGGAATAAGAACCTTTGAACACTATACAAGAAACACCCTTGATTTAAACGGAGTAGCCGTTGTAAAAGAAAACTACAGGCTCCCCGTAATAGTTGATCCAAGCCATGGAACAGGACTCAGACAGTTAGTGCCAAGAATGTGTATAGCTGCACTTGGAAGCGGTGCAGATGGATTAATTATTGAAAGTCATATTAATCCTGATAATTCTATTTCAGATGCAAAGCAGACAGTTTCTATTAATACAGTTGAAGATATAATAAAAAAGGTGCACAAGATAGAAAATATAATTTAA
- the aroA gene encoding 3-phosphoshikimate 1-carboxyvinyltransferase, translating to MDIIIQDVMKNVKEQLQMPGDKSVTHRALIIGALAKGEYQIKNFPNNLDCIATAKAMENLGVNIVYNHSTLIIKSPGYENFNKNPSPINCMNSGTTIRLISGLLAGCGINAVIYGDDSLSKRPMDRIVDPLLQMGADISCENGTLPIKCSSCTKLNGINYFMPVSSAQVKSCILIAGYLGNGQTTVHEKDETRDHTEITFKYMGVPVYTYKNSITIRNHPIKSRNFIIPGDISSAAYLIAAAILMENTHVKFNSILLNDRRIEFLKVLKEMGADIKWNVEDMKCGEKTGSIEVSSSKLNGINISKHRIPNIIDEIPVLSVLAAFSSGTTVFESVDELKYKESNRLNAILENFKSCDIKCKYNHNNLYISGEDRYFNKNIIINSFNDHRIAMSFLALSSRNKGKTTIKDYQCVDISFPNSLNYFSSFFSIIQNK from the coding sequence TTGGACATTATTATTCAGGATGTTATGAAAAATGTTAAAGAACAATTACAAATGCCAGGTGATAAATCTGTGACGCACAGAGCTCTTATTATTGGAGCTTTGGCTAAGGGAGAATACCAGATTAAAAATTTTCCTAATAATTTAGATTGTATTGCAACGGCAAAAGCTATGGAGAATTTGGGAGTAAATATAGTATATAATCATAGCACTTTAATTATTAAATCACCTGGATATGAAAACTTTAATAAAAATCCTTCACCTATTAACTGCATGAATTCTGGTACTACTATCAGGCTGATTTCCGGCTTATTGGCTGGCTGCGGAATAAATGCAGTGATATATGGAGATGATTCTTTAAGCAAAAGACCAATGGACAGAATAGTAGACCCTCTTCTTCAAATGGGAGCTGATATTAGCTGTGAAAATGGCACACTGCCAATAAAATGTTCAAGCTGCACAAAGCTCAATGGAATAAATTATTTTATGCCGGTGAGCTCAGCTCAGGTGAAATCCTGTATACTTATAGCAGGATATTTAGGGAATGGACAAACAACAGTTCATGAAAAGGATGAAACAAGGGATCATACAGAAATAACATTTAAATATATGGGAGTTCCCGTGTACACTTATAAAAATTCAATAACAATAAGAAATCACCCTATAAAATCAAGAAATTTTATTATACCTGGTGACATTTCCTCTGCAGCATATTTAATTGCTGCAGCAATTTTAATGGAAAATACCCATGTTAAATTTAATTCTATTCTTCTAAATGACAGAAGAATAGAATTCTTAAAAGTGCTTAAGGAAATGGGAGCAGATATAAAGTGGAATGTAGAAGACATGAAGTGCGGTGAAAAAACTGGCAGTATAGAAGTCTCCAGCAGTAAATTAAATGGAATTAATATATCAAAGCATAGGATTCCAAATATTATAGATGAAATTCCAGTGCTTTCAGTGTTAGCAGCCTTTAGCAGCGGAACTACAGTTTTCGAGTCCGTAGATGAATTAAAATATAAGGAAAGCAACAGACTTAATGCTATTTTAGAAAATTTTAAAAGCTGTGATATTAAATGTAAATATAATCATAATAATCTGTACATTTCAGGAGAAGACAGATATTTTAATAAGAATATTATAATAAATAGTTTTAATGATCATAGAATTGCAATGAGCTTTCTTGCATTAAGCTCAAGAAATAAAGGAAAAACAACTATTAAGGATTATCAGTGTGTTGATATTTCATTTCCAAATTCATTAAATTATTTCAGCAGCTTTTTTTCCATAATTCAGAATAAATAA
- a CDS encoding TraR/DksA C4-type zinc finger protein, producing MEKEQLVHFKNLLMSEKKRVNNLLNLMKENEVINSNEELASELSFYDNHPSDSATELFDKEKGLALKANEVTILKNIDEALHNIEDGSYGTCKRCGKDIPRERLEFIPYTEYCVHCQNEMNTRPLERHDRPVEEDVLGIPFGTGYNDYKNDSVEFDAEDSYDAVDKFNKIENVEEYFDDDRDEDVDPIEKISNAQYRHQLPD from the coding sequence ATGGAAAAAGAGCAATTAGTTCATTTTAAAAATCTGCTTATGTCTGAAAAAAAGAGAGTGAATAACTTATTAAACCTGATGAAAGAAAATGAGGTAATCAATTCCAATGAAGAATTAGCTTCAGAGCTTTCTTTTTATGATAATCATCCTAGTGACAGCGCCACAGAGCTGTTTGACAAGGAAAAGGGATTGGCTTTGAAAGCCAATGAGGTTACAATTCTCAAAAATATTGATGAGGCGCTTCATAATATTGAAGATGGAAGCTATGGTACATGTAAAAGATGCGGTAAGGATATTCCACGTGAAAGATTAGAATTTATACCTTATACAGAATACTGTGTACATTGTCAGAATGAAATGAATACAAGACCTCTTGAAAGGCATGACAGACCTGTAGAGGAAGATGTGCTTGGCATACCCTTTGGCACAGGTTATAATGATTATAAAAATGACTCTGTAGAATTTGATGCTGAGGACAGCTATGATGCTGTTGACAAATTTAATAAAATAGAAAATGTTGAAGAATATTTTGATGATGACAGAGATGAAGATGTGGATCCAATTGAAAAAATAAGTAATGCTCAATACAGGCATCAATTACCGGATTAA
- the lspA gene encoding signal peptidase II — MIIIIIALGLFLDRVSKVWAQSALYPDKEIVIIKNIFSFEYLENRGAAFGIFQNRQIFLIIITVIVTGAIIYYLIKYKPESVLLKISLAMIISGAFGNLFDRIVYKYVVDFILCHYKDVYYFPTFNVADMFVTCGTVLLAVYLIITPEDKLLKREE; from the coding sequence ATGATTATAATAATTATTGCACTTGGATTATTTCTGGACAGAGTTTCCAAGGTGTGGGCCCAAAGTGCTTTATATCCAGACAAAGAAATTGTTATTATTAAAAATATATTTAGTTTTGAATATCTGGAAAACAGAGGTGCAGCTTTTGGCATATTTCAAAATAGACAGATTTTTTTAATAATCATAACAGTTATTGTAACAGGGGCAATTATATACTATCTTATTAAGTACAAGCCTGAATCTGTATTATTAAAGATAAGTCTGGCAATGATTATAAGTGGTGCATTTGGAAATTTATTTGACAGGATAGTATATAAGTATGTAGTGGATTTTATACTATGTCACTATAAGGATGTATATTATTTTCCAACTTTTAATGTGGCAGACATGTTTGTTACCTGCGGTACTGTACTACTGGCAGTATATTTAATAATAACTCCTGAAGATAAGCTTTTAAAAAGGGAAGAGTAA
- a CDS encoding RluA family pseudouridine synthase: MEIINFTIEENLNNVRLDTALSKLMEDRSRSFFQNLIEKKKVTVNNDIKKSNHKLKTGDKVQVIIPDPVILKVEAEDIPLDILYEDKDLIVVNKPQGMVVHPANGNLTGTLVNALLNHCSDLSGINGVVRPGIVHRIDKDTSGILVVAKNDYSHNKLAEQLKNHSMTREYTALVEGIIQDDSGTVDAPLGRHPVDRLKIAVIQGGRRAVTHYNVMERFKKNTLVNCHLETGRTHQIRVHMNYIGHPLVGDPVYGYKKQRFNLKGQLLHARKLGFIHPSTGEYMEFNSDIPEEFKKIINILRNELK, from the coding sequence ATGGAAATAATTAATTTTACAATAGAAGAAAATCTAAATAATGTAAGGCTGGATACAGCTTTATCAAAGCTTATGGAAGATAGATCGCGTTCTTTTTTTCAAAATTTAATTGAGAAAAAGAAAGTAACCGTTAATAATGATATTAAGAAGAGCAATCATAAGCTTAAGACTGGTGATAAGGTTCAGGTAATTATTCCTGATCCGGTAATATTAAAGGTCGAGGCTGAGGATATTCCTTTGGACATTTTGTATGAGGACAAAGATTTAATTGTAGTTAATAAGCCCCAGGGTATGGTGGTCCATCCCGCAAATGGAAACCTCACAGGAACACTGGTAAATGCACTGCTTAACCACTGCAGTGATTTATCCGGCATTAATGGTGTTGTAAGACCTGGTATAGTACATAGAATAGATAAGGACACTTCAGGCATTCTGGTGGTAGCAAAGAATGACTATTCTCATAACAAACTGGCAGAGCAGCTGAAAAATCATTCCATGACAAGAGAATATACTGCTTTAGTTGAAGGTATAATACAAGATGATAGTGGAACTGTAGATGCTCCCTTAGGAAGACATCCTGTGGACAGATTAAAAATTGCAGTGATTCAGGGCGGCAGAAGAGCAGTTACTCATTATAATGTTATGGAAAGATTTAAGAAAAACACTTTGGTAAACTGTCATCTGGAAACAGGCAGAACTCATCAGATAAGAGTACATATGAATTATATTGGACATCCATTAGTAGGGGACCCGGTATATGGTTATAAGAAACAGCGATTTAATTTAAAGGGTCAGCTTCTCCATGCCAGGAAGCTTGGATTTATCCATCCCTCCACTGGTGAATATATGGAATTTAACAGCGATATTCCAGAGGAGTTTAAAAAAATAATAAATATACTGCGAAATGAGTTGAAATAG
- the pyrR gene encoding bifunctional pyr operon transcriptional regulator/uracil phosphoribosyltransferase PyrR — MKFKAILLDDKAMRRTLMRISHEIVEKNKGIEGIILVGIKRRGYPIAKRIAEFIEQFEGEKVPVGVVDITLYRDDLTVINDCPVLKDNNLGVDTKNKKVILVDDVIYTGRTARAAIDAVMAAGRPETIQLAVIVDRGHRELPIRADYVGKNIPTSKNEIISVCVEEIDKEDSVKIYEQ; from the coding sequence ATGAAATTTAAAGCTATTTTATTAGATGATAAGGCAATGAGAAGAACTTTGATGAGAATTTCACATGAAATAGTTGAAAAGAATAAGGGAATTGAAGGAATCATATTAGTTGGTATTAAAAGAAGAGGATATCCCATTGCAAAAAGAATCGCAGAATTCATAGAACAATTTGAAGGAGAAAAGGTACCAGTAGGAGTTGTAGATATTACGCTGTACAGAGATGATTTAACTGTCATCAATGACTGCCCAGTACTTAAGGACAATAATTTAGGAGTTGACACTAAAAATAAAAAAGTTATTTTAGTTGATGATGTTATTTATACTGGAAGAACTGCAAGAGCTGCTATAGATGCAGTAATGGCAGCAGGAAGACCAGAAACCATACAGCTTGCTGTAATTGTGGACAGAGGCCATAGGGAACTGCCAATTAGAGCTGACTATGTAGGAAAAAATATTCCAACTTCAAAAAATGAAATTATTTCTGTATGTGTTGAAGAAATTGACAAAGAAGATTCAGTAAAAATATATGAACAATAA